CTCCTGATCCATAAAGTTGACTTCTGCAAGATACTTAGTAAACTCCTGACGTGTTTGTGGAACATCTACATACATAGGTGCCAAAGTTAATTTATCCGGATCGAACTGTGAGACATCACCTTTATTCCAAGGGGTATGTGGCTGATTGGAAGCAACAAACAGGCAAAACGGCTGGCCTTTCCTTTTGCAATCAGCGATAAATTTCTGAATAGCTTCAAAATGTAATTCCCCCTTTTCACTAGGCACGTAGAGATCAAAGGGAAATACTGACTTTGGAGCAACATGCTTCTTTCCAATCAAAGCTACTTTATACCCCAATGGATGCAAATGATGCACAACGCTTAAAGTACCCTGATCAGCACAAGTATGGTTTGGATAAGCTCCGCTACCCACAGGCCATAAACCTGTATACAGATTATGGCGGGTAGGCGATGACATAGGAGCAGCTTGATAGGCTTGGGTGAAACGCACTCCCTGTGTGGCAAAATTATCTATATTAGGTGTTTTCGAATCCACACTTCCATAGCAACCTAAATCGTAATATGAACAATCATCGGCTATGAACAACACCAAATTAGGCTGCGTGATTTGCTGTGCAAAAGAGCAAGTTGTCGCACTTAATGCAACAGAAACACTCAAAAATAGTCTATTCATAATTTATTTCTCCTTTCATGGGAGTGCTTAATTTAAACATATATCTTTAGTATCCGGGATTTTGTTGTACTCCATCATTGCGAGAAACCTCTGCAAATGGTATCGGAAAATATTTCTTTCTTGCAGCCATAACTCCTTGCTTTTGTACATCCGCAGCCGGTCGTGATGGGATGAATGTATCCTTTATGTAGTCATACATCTGCGTGTTTTCATCATACTTCATACGAATAAGGTCGAACCAGCGTTTCTGTTCACCGGCAAATTCCAATCCCCGTTCCATGAATACCAGCCAGCGGAATTCTTGTTTGGTCAAGGTACGTCCGATATTATCGGGTCTGTCCGAACCTATATACTTCGGATAAGCACGTTCGGTTCCGTTCGCTTTGCGCGCACGTTCACGCACCATATCGATAGCCTGACAGGCTTCTGTGTACTTTCCAAGTTCGTTCAATGCTTCTGCTCTTATAAGATACATATCGGACAGACGCAGACGTGGCATATCGTTTTCATTGGTACGGTTATTGATACCTTGCGGATCAATAAATTTGCGGATATATCCCCAGTTCTCCTGTGAGTTTCCTCCGGCAGCAGGATATACGGTTACGATATTGCCCAATACTCCTGTATTATTGTTCTTTTGTTGAAAACGTCTCCAGAATGTAACCTCAATCCGGTAATCTTTAGAAATGAGTTTGGATTCATCAATGGATGCATCAACAGAGGGGTCACTGTATCCTAGATTACCCTGATCGTCCTGAAAATATTTGATAAACCATTTTTGTACCCTATGAGCTCCTGCTCCTTTTCCATAGGGATTTCCAGAAACCAATTTACCACCAACCTGCACACCTGCCGGATTAAATAAATGAGCAATATTAGAACCCAATGACTGATCTGCTAAAGCATCTTTGTCACGAAAGAAAGGTACTGAGAAGATATGTTCGGTTTGAGCTAATGACTCTTGCTCAATGTCCCATAAATTCTGATAATCATTGACAAACGTATATTGTTCGGAAGAAATCACCTCTTGGGCTTCTCTGGCTGCATCCTCCCATCTTCCGAGAGTCAAGTAGACTTCCGCCAAAAATGCATGAGCAGCTCCGTTAGTTACACGTCCGCTTGTGTACGCCGGATCTAAACGTTTCGGCAAACGGGGAGTATCATCATCGTTCAATCCGGCGGCATATTCAAAATCACTTATTATCTGTTCGTAAACTTTAGACGCGGGAGATTGTGGTACATATGCGTTTTCAATTCCGGTTACAGGCTCAATAACAATAGGAATACCATTAACACCACCATACAAGCGCATTAAGTCATAATGATAAAGTGCTCTCAGAAAGTAGGCTTCTGCAATGATCCGATTCTTATCATTTTCACTTTTGAAGGAAATAGAAGGAACACGTGCTATTACTTCATTAGCATTTTTAATGCCATTATATAGCTCTCCCCAAAAATTAACAACTGGAGCGGAACCAGCACTGTGTGTATTGTTGGAAACAGTGGCAGGTACAGCGTTTCCGGTAGAGAACATAGCGTCTTCATAGGTCGGAAGTATGATAGCCCAGTTTGTTTTATGATAAGCGAAAGCGTAAAGAGTGGAGTATACCCCGTTAATAGCCGCCAAGGCATGATCTTCCGTTTTGAAGAATCCGTCCTCTTTTTCTACACGGTCTACAATATCTACATCCAAACAGCTTGAAAGCAGCGCTGTTCCTATCAGTAAGGATAATATATATTTCTTCATATTTTCAGTATTTTGATGTTAAAAAGCTAGATTTATACCCATAGAATACGTACGGCTAGAAGGATAAGCAGCATAGTCAACATTAGGTGACATAGCGCCCGAAGTAATGCTGACTTCCGGATCGTAACCGCTATAATTAGTGATTGTAAAGACATTGGTAACGGTACCGAATAC
This sequence is a window from Bacteroides thetaiotaomicron VPI-5482. Protein-coding genes within it:
- a CDS encoding RagB/SusD family nutrient uptake outer membrane protein: MKKYILSLLIGTALLSSCLDVDIVDRVEKEDGFFKTEDHALAAINGVYSTLYAFAYHKTNWAIILPTYEDAMFSTGNAVPATVSNNTHSAGSAPVVNFWGELYNGIKNANEVIARVPSISFKSENDKNRIIAEAYFLRALYHYDLMRLYGGVNGIPIVIEPVTGIENAYVPQSPASKVYEQIISDFEYAAGLNDDDTPRLPKRLDPAYTSGRVTNGAAHAFLAEVYLTLGRWEDAAREAQEVISSEQYTFVNDYQNLWDIEQESLAQTEHIFSVPFFRDKDALADQSLGSNIAHLFNPAGVQVGGKLVSGNPYGKGAGAHRVQKWFIKYFQDDQGNLGYSDPSVDASIDESKLISKDYRIEVTFWRRFQQKNNNTGVLGNIVTVYPAAGGNSQENWGYIRKFIDPQGINNRTNENDMPRLRLSDMYLIRAEALNELGKYTEACQAIDMVRERARKANGTERAYPKYIGSDRPDNIGRTLTKQEFRWLVFMERGLEFAGEQKRWFDLIRMKYDENTQMYDYIKDTFIPSRPAADVQKQGVMAARKKYFPIPFAEVSRNDGVQQNPGY